A genomic stretch from Pararhizobium sp. IMCC21322 includes:
- a CDS encoding F0F1 ATP synthase subunit gamma yields MPSLKDLKNRIASVKATQKITKAMQMVAAAKLRRAQMAAESARPYAERMDAVLANVITAMEGRDDAPLLMRGTGSDQTHLLVVCTAERGLCGGFNSSISRLARKRIRELNAAGKTVKILCVGKKGYDALKREFASQIVDVVDLREFKNVGFANAQGIGKTIISMFEDGEFDVCSLFFSRFQSVIVQIPTEQQIVPAKAPEGTQEGTSSAAIYDYEPSEEEILGDLLPRNLSVQVFRALLENAASEQGARMSAMDNATRNAGEMIDKLTMSYNRQRQAQITKELIEIISGAEAL; encoded by the coding sequence ATGCCAAGTTTGAAGGATCTAAAAAACAGGATTGCCTCGGTCAAGGCAACGCAGAAGATCACCAAAGCCATGCAAATGGTTGCGGCGGCCAAGCTTCGGCGTGCCCAAATGGCTGCGGAATCTGCGCGTCCCTATGCTGAGCGTATGGATGCGGTGCTGGCAAATGTCATTACGGCCATGGAAGGCCGGGATGATGCTCCGCTTTTGATGCGCGGCACGGGCAGTGATCAAACACATCTGCTGGTGGTCTGCACAGCCGAGCGCGGTCTGTGCGGCGGCTTTAATTCGTCCATTTCGCGTCTGGCGCGTAAGCGTATTCGCGAACTGAACGCTGCCGGCAAGACTGTGAAAATCCTGTGTGTCGGCAAGAAGGGCTATGATGCCTTGAAGCGCGAGTTCGCCAGCCAGATTGTTGACGTTGTCGATTTGCGTGAATTCAAGAATGTCGGTTTCGCGAATGCGCAGGGTATCGGCAAAACAATCATCTCCATGTTTGAAGATGGCGAATTTGACGTTTGCAGCCTGTTCTTCTCCCGCTTCCAATCGGTGATTGTACAGATCCCGACCGAGCAGCAGATTGTTCCGGCAAAAGCGCCGGAAGGCACGCAAGAAGGGACTTCAAGCGCGGCGATTTATGATTATGAGCCGAGCGAAGAAGAGATTTTGGGCGATTTGCTACCACGTAATCTTTCGGTACAAGTGTTCCGTGCACTTCTGGAAAACGCAGCTTCCGAACAGGGCGCACGTATGAGTGCCATGGACAATGCAACCCGCAATGCCGGTGAGATGATCGACAAGCTGACAATGAGCTACAACCGTCAGCGTCAGGCTCAGATTACCAAAGAATTGATTGAAATTATTTCGGGCGCTGAAGCGCTTTAG